One Burkholderia sp. 9120 genomic window, GCGTGACCGGAATGCCCGCGTTGATGAAGTTCATCGCGATGCCGCCGCCCATCGTGCCGGCGCCGATCACCGCCACCTGGGCGATATCGCGCACCGGCGTATCGGCCGGTACATCGGGAATCTTGCTGGCCGCGCGTTCGCCGAAGAACGCATGACGCAGCGCGTGGCTCTCGGGCGTCTGCACCAGCGCGATGAAGCAATCGCGTTCGAATGCGAGGCCCTTGTCGAAACCGTTCTGCACGCCGGCTTCCACCGCGTCGATACATTTCAGCGGCGCGGGGAAATTCTTCGCCATCGCCGAGACGGTGTTGCGCGTGAACTGGATGAAACCGGCCGCGTTCGGATGCTCGATCTTGCGATCGCGCACGCGCGGATGCGGGCCTGCCTTCGCGCCGACCTGGCGAGCGAACGCGAGCGCCGCGTCGGCCAGATCGCCTTGCGCGATTTCGTCGAACAGACCCGAATCGGCCAGTTTCTCGGACAGGACCGGCGCGCCGGACACGATCATATTGAGCGACGCTTCGAGGCCGATGGCGCGCGGCAGACGCTGCGTGCCGCCCGCGCCCGGCAGAATGCCGAGCTTCACTTCCGGCAGCGCGATCTGCGCGCCGGGCGCCGCAATGCGGTAATGCGCGCCGAGCGCCAATTCCAGACCGCCGCCCATCGCCACGCTGTGAATTGCCGCGATCACCGGTTTCGCGCTGCTTTCCACCACCTTGATGACGGTGGCGAGCGTCGGCTCCTGGGTCGCTTTCGGCGTGTTGAATTCGGTGATGTCGGCGCCGCCCGAAAAGGCTTTGCCCGCGCCGGTCAGCACGATGGCCTTGATGGCCGGATCGTTCTGCGCGCGCTCGATTCCGTCGACGATGCCGGCTCGCGTCGACAGGCCGAGGCCATTCACGGGAGGATTGTTCAGCGTGATGACGGCCACGCCGTCATGAGTTGTGTAGTCCACTGCCATCTCTGCCTGCCTCCATGCGATTCATGCCATGTTGCGGTTGAGGCGGCGCATGACGCGCCGCCCGTCCGGTTCACCGAGTCGGATCATTGTCCGCTTGTTGCCGGCGAGTGGGCGACACGCTCAACGACTCATACGCCGACTCGTAACCAACTCGCTGCTCGATTAACCGGGGTCAGCAGGCAGAATACACAAAAAAGCACGCTCGTTCAATTTACCGTTAGGCGGGGTTTCCCCTAACCAGCGGACAATCCTTCTCGTCCTCCAATGCAGACGGCAGCACGTGATTGCGGAACAGATCGCGCAGCTTCAGCTTCTGCAGTTTGCCGGTGGCCGTGTGCGGCAGTTCGTCGACGAAGGCGACGTCGTCGGGAATCCACCATTTGGCGACCTTGCCGTCGTAGAACGCGAGCAGTTCCTTGCGCGTCACGTCGAAACCCGCGCGCTTGACGACCACCAGCAGCGGCCGCTCGGTCCACTTCGGATGCGCGCAGGCGATGCAGGCCGCTTCCGCCACCGCCGGATGCGCGATCGCGACGTTCTCGACGTCGATCGAACTGATCCATTCGCCACCCGACTTGATCACGTCTTTCGAGCGATCCGTGATGTTCAGAAAACTGTCCGGGTCGATCGTCGCGACGTCGCCGGTTGGAAACCAGCCGTCCACCAGCGGCGAATCGTCCTTGCGGAAATACCGATCGATCACCCACGGTCCGCGCACATGCAGATCGCCGAACGCAACGCCGTCCCAAGGCAACTCCCGACCGTCTTCGCCGACGATCTTCATATCGACGCCGTACAGCACATGGCCCTGCTTTTCCAGCAATTTGCGCTGCTCGGCGAGCGGACGTTGCGATTGCTCCCACGTCAGTTTCGACAGCGTGCCGAGCGGCGACATTTCGGTCATGCCCCATGCGTGAATCACCTGCACGCCGTAGTCGTCCTCGAACGCGCGCAGCATGGCCGGCGGACACGCCGAGCCGCCGATCACCGTGCGATTCAACGACGAAAACCGCACGCCCGCTTCGCGCAGATAGTTCAGCAAACCGAGCCACACGGTCGGCACGCCGGCGGAATACGTGACGCGTTCGCTCTCCATCAATTCGTACAGCGACTTGCCGTCGAGGTCCTTGCCGGGGAACACCAGCTTCGCGCCGGTCAACGGCGCGCTGTGCGGAATGCCCCATGCGTTCACATGGAACATCGGCACGACCGGCAGCACGGCGTCGCGCGCGGACAGGCTCATGGCATCGGGCAACGCCGCGCCGAACGCGTGCAGCACCGTCGAGCGATGCGAGTACAGCGCGCCCTTCGGATTGCCGGTGGTGCCGGACGTATAGCAAAGGTAGGAGGCCTGGCGCTCGTCGAGCTCCGGCCACGCGAAGTTGCCGTCCTGCGCGTCGACCAGCGTTTCGTAACTGAGCACCGGCGTTTGCATGGCCGGCAGATGCGCTTCGTCGGCGAGCGCGATCCAGCCGCGCACTTTCGGGCACTGCGGCGCGAGCGCGTCGACCAGCGGCGCGAACGTGGTATCGAACATCACGTAGGCGTCGTCGGCGTGATTGACGATGTAGGCGATCTGGTCGGGAAACAGACGCGGATTGATCGTGTGGCATACGGCGCCGAAGCCGGTCGTGCCGTAATACGCTTCGAGATGCCGGTAGCCGTTCCATGCCAGCGTCGCCACCCGTTCGCCCGGCTCGACGCCCAGCGCGATCAGCGCCTGTGCGAGCTGCTTCGCGCGTTTTTCGCAATCGCGGTAGGTGTAGCGATGCAGATCGCCTTCGATACGCCGCGACACGATTTCGGTGCCGCCGAAATGCCGCGCGGCATGCGCGAGCAACGAGGATACGGTGAGCGGCACGTCCATCATCTGTCCAGGCAGCGGCGTCGTCATAAAGAGAGGTCTCCTCGTTCTGGTTGCTTCAATGGGACGCCAGCCTGCAGCGCCGCGGGAGCGGACTTACAATATCGGTTAATCCAGAGGCGCTCAACATGTCGTTTTCCCCAAGCTTTGCAGGGTTATCCGGGCCGTTAGCGGCTCTTTCCAATGCACTCGTCAGCGCACCTGAAAACGCGTTCGCGCGGCTCGGCAGCGTCTTCCTGACCCGTCTGCCGGCGGCGCCGCTCAATGCGCCCTACATGGTCGGCTTCTCCGCGGAGACCGCCGCGCTGCTCGGTTTAGAGCCGGGCCTCCAGGGCGACCCCGGTTTCGCCGAACTGTTCTCCGGCAACGCCACGCGCGAATGGCCCGCCGAGGCGCTGCCGTATGCGTCGGTGTACTCGGGGCATCAGTTCGGCGTGTGGGCCGGCCAGCTCGGCGACGGTCGCGCGCTCGGTCTCGGCGAGGTCGCGCATAACGGCCAACGCTTCGAGCTGCAACTCAAAGGCGCGGGGCGCACGCCCTATTCGCGCATGGGCGACGGCCGCGCAGTGCTGCGCTCGTCGATTCGCGAGTTTCTGTGTTCGGAAGCCATGCATCACCTGGGCATTCCGACCACTCGCGCGCTGTGCGTGGTCGGCTCCGATCAGCCGGTGCGGCGCGAAGAGATCGAAACCGCCGCGGTGGTCACGCGGGTCGCGCCGAGTTTCGTGCGCTTCGGCCACTTCGAGCATTTCTATTCGAACGATCGCACCGACGCGCTGCGCGCGCTCGCCGATCACGTGATCGAGCGTTTCTATCCGCATTGCCGCGACGCCGACGACCCCTATCTCGCGCTGCTCGGCGAAGCCGTGAAATCCACCGCCGACCTGATGGTCGAATGGCAGGCGGTCGGCTTCTGCCACGGCGTGATGAATACAGACAACATGTCGATTCTTGGCCTGACGATCGACTACGGTCCGTTCGGTTTCATGGACGGTTTCGACGCCGGCTACATCTGCAATCACTCCGATTCGCAAGGTCGTTACGCCTACAAGATGCAGCCGCAGATCGCCTACTGGAATCTCTTCTGTCTGGCGCAAGGGCTGTTGCCGCTGCTCGGCGAACAGCACGACGAAAGCGTGCGCGGCGACAAGGCGATCGAAGACGCGCAGCGCGTGCTCGGCGGTTTCAAGGAGCGTTTCGCGCCGGCATTGGAACGGCGCATGCGCGCGAAGCTCGGCCTGGAGATCGAACGCGACGGCGACGACACATTAGTGAACCGTCTGTTCGAGGTGATGCACGCCAACCGCGCCGATTTCACGCTGACGTTCCGCCATCTCGCGCGCGTGTCGCGACACGACGCGAGCGGCGACACGGCGGTGCGCGACCTGTTCCTCGACCGCGCCGCGTTCGACGCGTGGGCGAACGACTACCGCGCGCGCCTGTCCCATGAAACACGCGACGACGCCGCGCGCGCCATTGCAATGAACCGGGTCAACCCCAAATTCATTCTTCGCAATCATCTGGCGGAAACGGCGATCCGCCACGCGAAAGAGAAGGATTTTTCGGAAGTGGAGCGTCTGGCGGCGGTACTGCGCCGCCCGTTCGACGAACAGCCCGAGCATGAAGCGTATGCGGGGTTGCCGCCCGACTGGGCGAGTTCGCTGGAAGTGAGCTGCTCGTCGTGACGTGCCGAAGCCGTAGTGCAGTCCCCAAAACAAGCCCGAGACAGGAACCCCGACCATGAACAAGCCCGACGACCTCAACCCCAACACCCCCGACGTCCCCGCCGTGCAGAAAGACGACGCCGAGTGGCGCAAGCAGCTCTCCGACGTCGAATACCAGGTGACGCGCCACGCGGCCACCGAGCGCCCGTTCACCGGCCGCTATCACGACCACTGGGATCGCGGCATTTACGACTGCGTGTGCTGCGGCACGCCGCTTTTCGAATCCGACACCAAGTTCGACGCCGGCTGCGGCTGGCCGAGCTACTTCAAGCCGATCAACGGCGAAGTGATCGCCGAGAAAACCGACCGCGCGCACGGCATGCTGCGCATCGAAGTGCAATGCAAGAACTGCGGCGCGCATCTGGGTCACGTGTTCGAAGACGGCCCGGCGCCGACGGGTCTGCGTTACTGCATCAATTCGGCTGCGTTACAATTCGAGCCCAAGTAACGCAGCGCGGAGTCCGGCGCATTGCCGGTGGGGCCTGCGTTGCAGGCGCCCGCCGGCCGTTTCGCGCCGCGTCCCTCATTCCTCGACTCCTTCTGCGAATTCCCGACCAGATAATGAAATTCCTGTTCGATCTGTTCCCGATCATCCTGTTCTTCGTCGCCTTCAAGATCTGGGGCATTTTCACGGCGACGGCAGTGGCGATCGTCGCCACGCTGGTGCAGATCGCGTGGGTGGCGTTCCGTCACCGCAAGGTCGATCCGATGCTGTGGGTGAGCCTCGGCGTCGTCACCGT contains:
- the msrB gene encoding peptide-methionine (R)-S-oxide reductase MsrB, whose amino-acid sequence is MNKPDDLNPNTPDVPAVQKDDAEWRKQLSDVEYQVTRHAATERPFTGRYHDHWDRGIYDCVCCGTPLFESDTKFDAGCGWPSYFKPINGEVIAEKTDRAHGMLRIEVQCKNCGAHLGHVFEDGPAPTGLRYCINSAALQFEPK
- a CDS encoding protein adenylyltransferase SelO, coding for MSFSPSFAGLSGPLAALSNALVSAPENAFARLGSVFLTRLPAAPLNAPYMVGFSAETAALLGLEPGLQGDPGFAELFSGNATREWPAEALPYASVYSGHQFGVWAGQLGDGRALGLGEVAHNGQRFELQLKGAGRTPYSRMGDGRAVLRSSIREFLCSEAMHHLGIPTTRALCVVGSDQPVRREEIETAAVVTRVAPSFVRFGHFEHFYSNDRTDALRALADHVIERFYPHCRDADDPYLALLGEAVKSTADLMVEWQAVGFCHGVMNTDNMSILGLTIDYGPFGFMDGFDAGYICNHSDSQGRYAYKMQPQIAYWNLFCLAQGLLPLLGEQHDESVRGDKAIEDAQRVLGGFKERFAPALERRMRAKLGLEIERDGDDTLVNRLFEVMHANRADFTLTFRHLARVSRHDASGDTAVRDLFLDRAAFDAWANDYRARLSHETRDDAARAIAMNRVNPKFILRNHLAETAIRHAKEKDFSEVERLAAVLRRPFDEQPEHEAYAGLPPDWASSLEVSCSS
- a CDS encoding 3-(methylthio)propionyl-CoA ligase — its product is MTTPLPGQMMDVPLTVSSLLAHAARHFGGTEIVSRRIEGDLHRYTYRDCEKRAKQLAQALIALGVEPGERVATLAWNGYRHLEAYYGTTGFGAVCHTINPRLFPDQIAYIVNHADDAYVMFDTTFAPLVDALAPQCPKVRGWIALADEAHLPAMQTPVLSYETLVDAQDGNFAWPELDERQASYLCYTSGTTGNPKGALYSHRSTVLHAFGAALPDAMSLSARDAVLPVVPMFHVNAWGIPHSAPLTGAKLVFPGKDLDGKSLYELMESERVTYSAGVPTVWLGLLNYLREAGVRFSSLNRTVIGGSACPPAMLRAFEDDYGVQVIHAWGMTEMSPLGTLSKLTWEQSQRPLAEQRKLLEKQGHVLYGVDMKIVGEDGRELPWDGVAFGDLHVRGPWVIDRYFRKDDSPLVDGWFPTGDVATIDPDSFLNITDRSKDVIKSGGEWISSIDVENVAIAHPAVAEAACIACAHPKWTERPLLVVVKRAGFDVTRKELLAFYDGKVAKWWIPDDVAFVDELPHTATGKLQKLKLRDLFRNHVLPSALEDEKDCPLVRGNPA